CAATCAGAATGGCGCGGGGAACAGTGTGCGTGGGGTCCTTGGCCTCTTCCGCCATGTTCACCATGTCTTCGAACCCGATGAAGGCAAAGAACGCCAAGGCGGCGGCACCTGCAACGCCAGGCCAGTAAATCTCGGGCAGGTCGGTCAGCATGGCAACCGGAGGCGCAGTGAATCCTGCGTAGACTACGGCGATCAAGCCCAAAACCTCGACCACCGTGAAGATGGCGGCCAGTGACAGGCTTTCCAACACGCCAATAAGCGCCACGAGTGTCAGAGCGATACCAATGCCGATGATGGCCCATTCGCTTGGGATGTCGACCAAAGCCGTCAGATACCCAACGCCCCCCCGCAGAACCGCCGCAGCGGACACGGTGCCCGCAAGCACAATCGCCAAGCCGATCAACACAGCCAGAAGGTGACTGTTCAGCCCCTTCTCGACATATGCCGCCTCGCCCGAGGCTTCGGGGATGCGTGAACTGAGTTCCGCATAACTGAGCGCCGACGGAGCGGCGATCAGGCCTGCCAGAAGAAACGCCAAGGGGGCCCAGATCCCGGCCTCGGCCGCGACGGCGCCCACCAGCACATAGATCCCTGCCCCGACCATGACACCGACGCCATACATGGTCAGAAGTCCCAGACCGAGGTTTCGCTTGAGAGGGGCGGGTTTCATGGAGTCACCTGTTGGGGAATAGGAATATCTCGAGGTGTCGCGCGGCTTTCAAACCATCACGAAACGAAGCCCTATTCAAGAGAACCCTTGCGTAAGGTGGGGCTTACCCCAACCGTCCCGGCAAATTGTTTGCCCATGCGCTGATCGTACCCGCGCCCAGACAGACCACCATGTCGCCCGGCTCGGCGTGTTCCTTAACCAATGCGGTCAGGGCATCTTCATCGGTGACCGCCATCGCGTGGCGGTGGCCGTGACGGACCAGACCAGCAACCAGATCATCGCGCGAGGCGCCTTCGATCGGGTCTTCTCCGGCGGCGAAAACTTCTGCAATACCAACGACATCTGCCTCGTTGAAGCAAGCGCAGAACTCTTCGAACAGGTCATGCAAGCGGGAATAACGGTGGGGCTGATGAACAGCAATCACGCGGCCTTCGCTTGCTTGACGAGCAGCTTTCAGGACCGCAGCAATTTCGACCGGGTGGTGGCCGTAGTCGTCGATGATGGTGACGCCGTTCACTTCTCCGACCTTGGTGAAGCGTCGGTTCACACCCCCAAAGCTGGCAAGCGCTGTGCGGATTTCGTCGCGCTTCATGCCCAAATGGCGCGACACCGCGACGGCGGACAGTGCGTTCGAGACGTTGTGATCCCCCGGCATCGGCAGCGTACAGCCTTCGATCTTGGTGCCTTCGTGGTTCAGCTCGATGTCGAAATGCGCGACACCGCGTTTATAGGTCAGGTTCACCGCACGAACGTCGGCTTGCGCATTGAACCCATAGGTCACAACGCGGCGGTCAGTGACTTTGCCCACCAACGCCTGCACTTCGGGGTGATCAGTGCAGCACACGGCAAGCCCGTAGAACGGGATGTTCGACACGAAATCAAGGAAGCCCTGGCGCAGCGTGTCGAAGTCAC
The Aliiroseovarius pelagivivens DNA segment above includes these coding regions:
- a CDS encoding APC family permease, whose protein sequence is MKPAPLKRNLGLGLLTMYGVGVMVGAGIYVLVGAVAAEAGIWAPLAFLLAGLIAAPSALSYAELSSRIPEASGEAAYVEKGLNSHLLAVLIGLAIVLAGTVSAAAVLRGGVGYLTALVDIPSEWAIIGIGIALTLVALIGVLESLSLAAIFTVVEVLGLIAVVYAGFTAPPVAMLTDLPEIYWPGVAGAAALAFFAFIGFEDMVNMAEEAKDPTHTVPRAILIALVVTTLLYALVSYAAVRAVPVDALASSGRPLVLVWESSLSASPAVLGAIAVVAALNGVLAQIVMAARVLFGLGRREKLLSYFYRAHPRFGTPVLATVLLGAGVIGAALALPVSELAAVTSTVLLIVFAVVNIALIALKRKAPKAPFRTAVWVPWLGLIGALTALAASFLTGATH
- the murC gene encoding UDP-N-acetylmuramate--L-alanine ligase; the encoded protein is MNAAATKLPTEMGKIHFVGIGGIGMSGIAEVLLNHGYQVQGSDLKATKITDRLKNLGAEIFVGQRAENLELAEVVVISSAIKPGNPELDAARARGLPVVRRAEMLAELMRLKSNIAVAGTHGKTTTTTMVAELLVKGGIDPTVVNGGIIHAYGSNARMGQGEWMVVEADESDGTFNRLPATIAIVTNIDPEHMEHWGDFDTLRQGFLDFVSNIPFYGLAVCCTDHPEVQALVGKVTDRRVVTYGFNAQADVRAVNLTYKRGVAHFDIELNHEGTKIEGCTLPMPGDHNVSNALSAVAVSRHLGMKRDEIRTALASFGGVNRRFTKVGEVNGVTIIDDYGHHPVEIAAVLKAARQASEGRVIAVHQPHRYSRLHDLFEEFCACFNEADVVGIAEVFAAGEDPIEGASRDDLVAGLVRHGHRHAMAVTDEDALTALVKEHAEPGDMVVCLGAGTISAWANNLPGRLG